A genome region from Topomyia yanbarensis strain Yona2022 unplaced genomic scaffold, ASM3024719v1 HiC_scaffold_57, whole genome shotgun sequence includes the following:
- the LOC131695814 gene encoding zinc finger protein 878-like isoform X1 yields the protein MRPALGVLLNGLCRLCLRRSQETLPLFKARIGDILLTEMIWSTFRVEFDKNAFFPRNVCASCIKKVDYLYSFQQELMKCQSVLFECKNKGKITAKDLKSLNLPYYSDGISEPAQVLEEQNDECASMEIEQLDQDMDVEKVDNDEYQSAILVDEPIFEEQLIDIKIETLETGDRFEVEQIIGNYDALSKYCSDAEEDFKGFEEPVPVRLEAAEGFQPDKTQKRLKAVPKLDIIETIPNKCYICNTIYENNDLFDIHLVSHKIMLPYNCVKCSTRVNPIEIKTLVQLNKHFESHGFSYECSHCPLRFRSYPPLYDHTRNAHSRNTEGFTCDICGQVFNEIRKFQKHTRAHKAREMQRYKCKTCNKTFQTGTLLRRHEQIHADNRPFVCPYCNRGFNHESNFRQHKMRHIQQQCEDESGYPCTVCKKHYTNATDLRVHMREHFPNDPMYTTKTDILPKKLKDSSSYPRPCEEADCHYVAPSYQLMWSHYRNHYKMYQCQQCDNKFATATILKRHIEVIHQNIRKYKCELCPKAFGYQHKYKEHMNMHSGVKAYQCRYCQKSFTHSSNLLVHQRIHTKIKPHKCLTCGTSYVTTSALKKHQKTHLPKQLVAGTVQTVSKNSKQQIYAETEFIFGVNCEEHDIAGEEEVDLNYLE from the exons ACTATGCCGCCTGTGTTTACGACGGTCACAAGAGACACTCCCTCTGTTTAAGGCGCGaatcggagatatactgttaaCTGAAATGATCTGGTCCACATTCCGAGTCGAA TTtgataaaaatgcatttttcccaAGAAACGTGTGTGCAAGCTGCATTAAAAAGGTAGATTATCTCTATAGTTTTCAACAAGAATTGATGAAGTGTCAATCAGTGCTCTTCGAATgtaaaaataaaggaaaaataacTGCGAAGGACTTAAAGTCACTCAATTTGCCCTACTACAGCGATGGGATTTCAGAGCCAGCTCAAGTACTAGAAGAGCAAAATGATGAGTGTGCGTCGATGGAGATTGAACAACTGGATCAAGACATGGATGTGGAGAAGGTGGACAACGACGAGTATCAATCAGCTATTTTAGTAGATGAACCAATATTTGAGGAGCAGTTGATCGATATTAAGATTGAAACTCTTGAAACGGGAGATCGATttgaggttgaacaaatcataGGAAATTACGATGCGCTATCGAAATATTGCAGTGATGCTGAGGAAGACTTCAAAGGATTCGAGGAACCTGTTCCGGTGAGGTTAGAAGCGGCAGAAGGCTTTCAGCCTGATAAAACACAAAAAAGGTTGAAGGCTGTTCCAAAGTTGGACATAATTGAAACAATTCCTAACAAATGTTACATTTGCAACACAATTTACGAGAACAACGATCTTTTCGACATCCATTTAGTCAGTCATAAAATTATGCTGCCATACAATTGCGTGAAATGTAGTACTAGAGTAAATCCGATAGAAATCAAAACTTTGGTACAACTCAATAAACACTTTGAATCGCATGGATTCAGCTATGAGTGCTCACATTGTCCTTTGCGGTTTCGTTCCTATCCTCCACTCTATGATCACACTCGGAATGCCCATTCCCGCAATACCGAAGGATTCACGTGCGATATTTGTGGTCAGGTATTCAacgaaattcgaaaattccaaAAGCATACACGGGCTCACAAAGCTCGAGAAATGCAGCGGTATAAATGTAAAACATGTAACAAGACATTTCAAACGGGTACTCTACTGCGTCGTCACGAACAAATACACGCTGATAATCGTCCGTTTGTGTGTCCTTACTGCAATCGAGGTTTTAATCACGAATCCAACTTTCGACAGCATAAAATGCGTCACATCCAACAGCAATGCGAAGATGAGTCGGGATATCCTTGCACGGTATGCAAGAAGCACTACACAAACGCCACAGATTTGCGTGTTCATATGCGAGAGCATTTCCCGAATGATCCGATGTACACCACTAAAACAGATATCCTGCCCAAGAAATTGAAGGACTCCTCTAGCTATCCGAGACCGTGTGAGGAGGCTGACTGCCACTATGTGGCACCTTCGTACCAGTTGATGTGGTCGCACTATCGCAATCATTATAAAATGTACCAGTGTCAGCAGTGCGATAACAAATTTGCAACGGCTACCATCCTCAAGAGGCACATCGAAGTGATACATCAGAATATACGTAAATACAAGTGTGAATTGTGTCCTAAGGCTTTCGGTTACCAGCACAAGTACAAGGAGCACATGAACATGCACAGCGGTGTTAAAGCGTACCAGTGCCGCTATTGCCAAAAAAGTTTCACACATTCTTCCAACCTGCTGGTGCATCAGCGCATTCATACTAAAATCAAACCGCACAAGTGCCTGACTTGTGGAACGTCCTATGTTACTACATCCGCACTGAAGAAGCACCAGAAAACGCATCTACCGAAACAGTTGGTTGCCGGAACAGTTCAAACGGTATCGAAGAATTCGAAGCAACAGATATATGCGGAGACGGAGTTCATTTTTGGGGTGAATTGTGAAGAGCATGATATAGCCGGGGAAGAAGAAGTTGATCTCAACTATTTAGAGTAG
- the LOC131695814 gene encoding zinc finger protein 878-like isoform X2, with the protein MAIRLCRLCLRRSQETLPLFKARIGDILLTEMIWSTFRVEFDKNAFFPRNVCASCIKKVDYLYSFQQELMKCQSVLFECKNKGKITAKDLKSLNLPYYSDGISEPAQVLEEQNDECASMEIEQLDQDMDVEKVDNDEYQSAILVDEPIFEEQLIDIKIETLETGDRFEVEQIIGNYDALSKYCSDAEEDFKGFEEPVPVRLEAAEGFQPDKTQKRLKAVPKLDIIETIPNKCYICNTIYENNDLFDIHLVSHKIMLPYNCVKCSTRVNPIEIKTLVQLNKHFESHGFSYECSHCPLRFRSYPPLYDHTRNAHSRNTEGFTCDICGQVFNEIRKFQKHTRAHKAREMQRYKCKTCNKTFQTGTLLRRHEQIHADNRPFVCPYCNRGFNHESNFRQHKMRHIQQQCEDESGYPCTVCKKHYTNATDLRVHMREHFPNDPMYTTKTDILPKKLKDSSSYPRPCEEADCHYVAPSYQLMWSHYRNHYKMYQCQQCDNKFATATILKRHIEVIHQNIRKYKCELCPKAFGYQHKYKEHMNMHSGVKAYQCRYCQKSFTHSSNLLVHQRIHTKIKPHKCLTCGTSYVTTSALKKHQKTHLPKQLVAGTVQTVSKNSKQQIYAETEFIFGVNCEEHDIAGEEEVDLNYLE; encoded by the exons ATGGCAATTAGACTATGCCGCCTGTGTTTACGACGGTCACAAGAGACACTCCCTCTGTTTAAGGCGCGaatcggagatatactgttaaCTGAAATGATCTGGTCCACATTCCGAGTCGAA TTtgataaaaatgcatttttcccaAGAAACGTGTGTGCAAGCTGCATTAAAAAGGTAGATTATCTCTATAGTTTTCAACAAGAATTGATGAAGTGTCAATCAGTGCTCTTCGAATgtaaaaataaaggaaaaataacTGCGAAGGACTTAAAGTCACTCAATTTGCCCTACTACAGCGATGGGATTTCAGAGCCAGCTCAAGTACTAGAAGAGCAAAATGATGAGTGTGCGTCGATGGAGATTGAACAACTGGATCAAGACATGGATGTGGAGAAGGTGGACAACGACGAGTATCAATCAGCTATTTTAGTAGATGAACCAATATTTGAGGAGCAGTTGATCGATATTAAGATTGAAACTCTTGAAACGGGAGATCGATttgaggttgaacaaatcataGGAAATTACGATGCGCTATCGAAATATTGCAGTGATGCTGAGGAAGACTTCAAAGGATTCGAGGAACCTGTTCCGGTGAGGTTAGAAGCGGCAGAAGGCTTTCAGCCTGATAAAACACAAAAAAGGTTGAAGGCTGTTCCAAAGTTGGACATAATTGAAACAATTCCTAACAAATGTTACATTTGCAACACAATTTACGAGAACAACGATCTTTTCGACATCCATTTAGTCAGTCATAAAATTATGCTGCCATACAATTGCGTGAAATGTAGTACTAGAGTAAATCCGATAGAAATCAAAACTTTGGTACAACTCAATAAACACTTTGAATCGCATGGATTCAGCTATGAGTGCTCACATTGTCCTTTGCGGTTTCGTTCCTATCCTCCACTCTATGATCACACTCGGAATGCCCATTCCCGCAATACCGAAGGATTCACGTGCGATATTTGTGGTCAGGTATTCAacgaaattcgaaaattccaaAAGCATACACGGGCTCACAAAGCTCGAGAAATGCAGCGGTATAAATGTAAAACATGTAACAAGACATTTCAAACGGGTACTCTACTGCGTCGTCACGAACAAATACACGCTGATAATCGTCCGTTTGTGTGTCCTTACTGCAATCGAGGTTTTAATCACGAATCCAACTTTCGACAGCATAAAATGCGTCACATCCAACAGCAATGCGAAGATGAGTCGGGATATCCTTGCACGGTATGCAAGAAGCACTACACAAACGCCACAGATTTGCGTGTTCATATGCGAGAGCATTTCCCGAATGATCCGATGTACACCACTAAAACAGATATCCTGCCCAAGAAATTGAAGGACTCCTCTAGCTATCCGAGACCGTGTGAGGAGGCTGACTGCCACTATGTGGCACCTTCGTACCAGTTGATGTGGTCGCACTATCGCAATCATTATAAAATGTACCAGTGTCAGCAGTGCGATAACAAATTTGCAACGGCTACCATCCTCAAGAGGCACATCGAAGTGATACATCAGAATATACGTAAATACAAGTGTGAATTGTGTCCTAAGGCTTTCGGTTACCAGCACAAGTACAAGGAGCACATGAACATGCACAGCGGTGTTAAAGCGTACCAGTGCCGCTATTGCCAAAAAAGTTTCACACATTCTTCCAACCTGCTGGTGCATCAGCGCATTCATACTAAAATCAAACCGCACAAGTGCCTGACTTGTGGAACGTCCTATGTTACTACATCCGCACTGAAGAAGCACCAGAAAACGCATCTACCGAAACAGTTGGTTGCCGGAACAGTTCAAACGGTATCGAAGAATTCGAAGCAACAGATATATGCGGAGACGGAGTTCATTTTTGGGGTGAATTGTGAAGAGCATGATATAGCCGGGGAAGAAGAAGTTGATCTCAACTATTTAGAGTAG